The segment AAACGGCGTAGTAGGCGTTTTCCAGCATCAACACGCGGTTGCCCACGCCAATGGCCAAAGCGCCGCCGCTGCCGCCTTCGCCCGTAACCACGCTGATGACCGGAACGCCGAGTTGGGACATCATTTCCAAGTTTTCGGCAATGATCAAATGTTGGCCGCGCTCTTCGGCGCCGATGCCGGGAAAAGCGCCGGGAGAATCGATGAACGTAACGATGGGCAATTTGAAACGATGGGCGGTCTCCATGATCCGGCGCGCCTTGCGAAAGCCTTCCGGATGGGGCATTCCAAAATTGCGCCGGATATTTTCTTCCGTATCCCGGCCCTTTTGATGGCCCACTACGGCCACGGATTTGCCATCGATCGAACAAAAACCTGTAACGATCGCTTCATCGTCGGCGATGGCGCGGTCGCCGTGAAGTTCGACGAAATCATCCGCTATGCGCTTAAGGTAATCCAAGCAATATGGCCGATCCGGATGCCGGGCCAATTGAACTCGTTGCCAGGGAGTGAGATGGGAAAAAATCTCTTCCAACAACGCGTTGAGTTTTTCTTTCAGGGGACGGATTTCATGCGTCAGATCGATATCCCGCGAATGGGCGTATACTTCGAGTTGTTCGATCTTCAGCTCGATTTCCCGCAATGGTTTTTCGAATTCCAAATAACGCATGGCATCCACTCTCTCGCCAGCCGCCGATCGCGTCGGCTTTTTGGCCTGTGTACTATTTTTCCCTATTCTTAGCTGTTCTAGGGCGAATAGGGATCGGCTTGTCGCTCATAGTATTCGCCGCCATTCTACAAACGGAGCATCGTCTAAACGTTTCCTATCGGCGGAGGCAATGCAACAATCGCTGCGACAATAATATAGAAATAGTAGTTTACCCGGAATAGGCAAAATGAACAATGCGCACTTGCTTTGTGAGTACTTGAATCCAAAAATCTCCTATTTTTTCGTAGCCGCATAGTATGAGATAACAGTCCCATAGGGTGGGCTTAAAGCGAAGCGTAGCCCACCGCATCCCGCAGAAAAGTAGGATGGGTCGCGTTTTTTGACCCATCAATCTTTTTCATCACTCACCACTCATCATTCATCACTCCATTAACATTCCCAATTTGCGCCCTGCTCCATAATAAAAGAGGGACCTTCTCACGGCGCGCGCCGAGCAGTCCCCGCCGTACTCGCCGCTAAATAGCGAAGTGGAAGAGGATGGCATCGTCGATAACCTTGCGCAGTCTTTTAGTATGCGCATCGGTGAATGAGTAGCGGGGGTGGAACTCACGGTCGTCTCGCCATGTTGGGATTGGAATGGCGAAACGATCGCCTGGGAACCGGCCTGCCTATAGGGCAGTGAAGCCCCTTGGCGAAAACGGAAAACTGAGAAAAAAGTTGAAGCAAACCGCAGGGCGGCAAGGAAATTTTATCGGACGTTCCTTCGATCTTTTCAATGAATAAGAAAGATGGAAAAGAAAAATAAAATGCCGTACCTTTGCCGCCCCGGTCTTCCAATTCATAAAAAAAACAAACTCATCAAGGAGATAACCTGCTGACGTTATCTCTGCGCTATTTCTTTTTCGTAACAGTTTACCCGATTGAAGAAAAATTCTTGTTTTTAATCTCTGAAAGGGCGAAATAATTATTTCAGGTTGAGCACGCGAATAAGTTAATGGGACGATCCAAAACGATGTTTGCATGGCTCAGACGCGAAATAAAAAAAACACGAAAAAAAGAAATCCCGCCGTACACCCGCCGTTGAAACGGCGGGCTATTGTCATTTGCCCCGGGCTATTGTCATTTGCCCCGGGCTATTGTCATTTCGAGCGACAGCGAGAAATCTCCCCCCCCTTTAAAGGGGTATTTCGCATTTCTTCTCTTCATACGGCTAAATAGTTACCCTGATTCAAACATTGAATCAATCCAACTTGATAAATGCCAACCCTTCGCCATTACATTAAAACCGTTTACAATATTTTTCTGCGTTGTCTTGAGTAAAAATAAAGTAAATGATTAGTAACTGTCTCATAAAAGGATACTTGTGAATTATTAACTTTTAAAAAACGGGAACTCCCTCATGTTTCAACCTTCTCTCGAACAATTCAAGGAACTTGCCGCCAAGGGCAATACGATCCCCGTCTGCAAGGCGATTATGGCCGATTTGGAAACGCCGGTGACGGCTTTCATCAAGTTGGCGCAGGACGATCCCTACGCCTTTTTGCTCGAAAGCGTGGAGCAAGGGGAAAAATTGGGAAGATATTCGTTTATCGGAACAAATCCCTCCCGCGTTTTCGTCTGTAAAGACCGCTTGTTGACGGAACAAAACGGCAGCGAGCGCATCGAACACATTCTCGGCGAGAGAAACGATCCCCTCAGCGTTCTGGAAAAGTTCATGTCGCAATTCCAGGCCGTTCCCATCAAAGGGCTGCCGCCTTTTTTCGGGGGACTGGTCGGATTTATGGGATACGAAATGACTCAGCATTTCGAGCGGTTGCAATTCAACAACCGCGACGATTATTCCATCCCCGACGCCGTCTTCTATTTCGCCGATTCCATCGTCATTTTCGACCATTTCGAGCGCACTATCACCGTCGCCGCCAATGTGCGCGTGGATTCCTCGCCGGAGAACGCCTACCAGCAAGGAATCGAACGCATCGGCGCCATCGTGGAAAAACTGAGGGCGCCGCTGCCGCCGATCTCCTTCGGCGCAGGATCGCCCACGCCGCCCGCCGTGAAGACGAATTGGAGCAAGGAAGAATTCATGCAGGCGGTGGATCGCTGCATGGAATTCATCAAGGCGGGCGATACGTACCAGATTCAAGTAGGAATCCGCAACGAGGTGGAATTGCAGTCCGGCCCGCTCGATCTCTACCGCGCCCTGCGGCGGATCAACCCTTCGCCCTACACCTTCTTTTTCCGATACGAGAACTTATACCTGGTGGGGGGATCGCCGGAAATTCTGGTGAAGCAGACCGACAAACACGTTATTTATCGCCCCATCGCGGGGACGCGGCGGCGCGGGACTACGCCGGAAGAGGATAGATTCCTGGAAAAGGAACTGGCGGCGGATCCCAAGGAGCAGGCTGAGCATATCATGCTGGTGGACCTGGGACGCAACGATATCGGGCGCGTCTGCGCTTTTCACAGCGTCAAAGTGACGGATTTGATGTACGTCGAGCGCTATTCCCACGTCATGCACTTGGTTTCCAATGTGGAAGGCGATCTATTGGAAGACAAAGACGGCTTCGATCTGATGCGAGCGGTCTTCCCCGCCGGAACCGTCACCGGCTCGCCGAAAAT is part of the Candidatus Omnitrophota bacterium genome and harbors:
- the trpE gene encoding anthranilate synthase component I, with translation MFQPSLEQFKELAAKGNTIPVCKAIMADLETPVTAFIKLAQDDPYAFLLESVEQGEKLGRYSFIGTNPSRVFVCKDRLLTEQNGSERIEHILGERNDPLSVLEKFMSQFQAVPIKGLPPFFGGLVGFMGYEMTQHFERLQFNNRDDYSIPDAVFYFADSIVIFDHFERTITVAANVRVDSSPENAYQQGIERIGAIVEKLRAPLPPISFGAGSPTPPAVKTNWSKEEFMQAVDRCMEFIKAGDTYQIQVGIRNEVELQSGPLDLYRALRRINPSPYTFFFRYENLYLVGGSPEILVKQTDKHVIYRPIAGTRRRGTTPEEDRFLEKELAADPKEQAEHIMLVDLGRNDIGRVCAFHSVKVTDLMYVERYSHVMHLVSNVEGDLLEDKDGFDLMRAVFPAGTVTGSPKIRSMEIIEELENTRRGPYAGALGWFGLTGDLDFCITLRTIVVVDKKAYFQASAGIVADSNRELEYKEVANKSRAMLRAIEMAECLKE
- a CDS encoding acetyl-CoA carboxylase carboxyltransferase subunit alpha codes for the protein MRYLEFEKPLREIELKIEQLEVYAHSRDIDLTHEIRPLKEKLNALLEEIFSHLTPWQRVQLARHPDRPYCLDYLKRIADDFVELHGDRAIADDEAIVTGFCSIDGKSVAVVGHQKGRDTEENIRRNFGMPHPEGFRKARRIMETAHRFKLPIVTFIDSPGAFPGIGAEERGQHLIIAENLEMMSQLGVPVISVVTGEGGSGGALAIGVGNRVLMLENAYYAVCTPEACAAIILRDRTKASNVAGIMRIVPSDLKNLGIINEIVPEPLGGAHRNPDETAGNVKQAILRHLSELEELNSEELIEDRYQRYRKMGVFYEEQMPNPTIAGK